In the Malania oleifera isolate guangnan ecotype guangnan chromosome 1, ASM2987363v1, whole genome shotgun sequence genome, one interval contains:
- the LOC131157805 gene encoding probable LRR receptor-like serine/threonine-protein kinase At4g36180, which produces MYAPSEFPLNLHGQWRTTKRSLIAMLPSLAFMDVSSFLFLVVLFAPFLSYAQRSAETAAEIEALTAFKLNLHDPVGALSGWDSSTPSAPCDWRGVACYGGRVTEIRLPRLQLGGRLTDRIADLNHLRRLSLRSNSFNGTIPPSLAKCTLLRSVFLQYNSFSGALPVEFGNLTDLLVLNVAGNLLTGGISGNFPRSLRYFDVSSNQLSGEIPRSFANASQLQLINLSYNQFSGAIPAGFGELQRLQYLWLDYNLLEGPLPSAIANCSSLVHLSVQGNALGGVIPAAIGALPKLEVISLSENNLSGSVPSSMFCNVSVYPPSLRTVQLGFNAFADIVAPKTTTCFSALQVLDLQHNQIRGDFPLWITYLSSLTVLDVSGNSISGAVPSEIGNLSRLEELRMANNSLEGVVPMEIMNCSFLRVLDLEENGFSGETPSFFGELNGLMILSIGGNRFSGSIPESYGDLLMLETLNLRHNSLSGGLPDKLMGLSNLTTMDISENKFSGEIPENIGKMAQLMALNMSGNGLSGHIPASVGSLYRLTTLDLSRQNLSGELPFELSGLPNLQIIALQENALSGNVPEGFSSLLSLRFLNLTSNGFSGNIPATFGFLRSLAVLSLSYNLISGSIPPEVSNCSDLRILSLRSNYLTGRIPADLSGLSHLNELDLGRNNLTGEIPEKISRCSSLTSLLLDGNDLSGGIPESLSNLSSLTTMDLSMNNLTGRISPKFALISALVHFNVSFNNLQGEIPASLGSRFKNPSLFAMNQNLCGKPLERKCQSTTDGDSKRVTLLFVVVACGAFLSAMCCCFYIISLLRWRQRLKEGSAAGGEKKPSPGRASSVGRGSTDNGGPKLVMFNNKITLAETIEATRQFDEENVLSRTRYGLVFKACFNDGMVLSIRRLRNGSLDENMFRKEAESLGKVKHRNLTVLRGYYAGPPDVRLLVYDYMPNGNLATLLQEASHQDGNVLNWPMRHLIALGVARGLAFLHAANLVHGDVKPQNVLFDADFEAHLSDFGLDRFEVATPAEASTSTAVGSLGYVSPEAASTGETTKESDIYSFGIVLLELLTGKRPVMFTQDEDIVKWVKRQLQKGQISELLEPGLLDLDPESSEWEEFLLGVKVALLCTAADPMDRPIMADVVFMLEGCRAGPDIASSADPTAQPSPA; this is translated from the coding sequence ATGTACGCTCCCTCTGAGTTCCCTCTTAACCTCCACGGACAGTGGAGGACCACAAAACGCAGCTTAATTGCCATGCTACCCTCGCTGGCGTTCATGGATGTCTCTTCTTTCCTATTTCTTGTGGTTCTCTTCGCCCCCTTCTTATCTTACGCCCAGCGCAGCGCTGAGACCGCGGCTGAGATAGAAGCCCTGACGGCGTTCAAACTCAATCTCCACGATCCGGTCGGAGCATTGAGTGGCTGGGATTCGTCCACACCGTCGGCGCCGTGCGACTGGCGCGGCGTAGCCTGCTACGGCGGCCGAGTTACTGAGATCCGCCTGCCTCGCCTCCAACTCGGTGGCCGACTCACGGACCGAATCGCTGATCTTAACCATCTCCGTAGGCTGAGCCTCCGCTCTAATAGCTTCAACGGAACTATACCTCCTTCCCTCGCCAAGTGTACTCTCCTTCGCTCCGTTTTCTTGCAGTATAACTCGTTCTCCGGCGCACTCCCGGTGGAGTTTGGCAACCTCACCGATCTCTTAGTCCTCAACGTTGCAGGAAACCTCCTGACCGGCGGGATCTCCGGGAACTTCCCCCGGAGCCTCCGGTACTTCGACGTGTCGTCGAACCAGTTGTCAGGCGAGATCCCGAGGAGTTTCGCAAACGCGTCTCAACTCCAGCTCATTAATCTGTCGTACAACCAGTTTTCGGGTGCAATTCCGGCCGGGTTCGGCGAGCTTCAGCGGCTTCAGTACCTCTGGCTGGACTACAATCTTTTGGAGGGGCCACTGCCGTCGGCGATAGCCAATTGTTCTTCTCTCGTGCATTTGAGCGTTCAAGGTAACGCGCTGGGCGGCGTGATTCCCGCGGCGATCGGAGCTCTTCCAAAGCTCGAGGTAATTTCTCTCTCGGAGAACAATCTCTCCGGTTCGGTGCCTTCGTCCATGTTCTGCAACGTGTCCGTTTATCCGCCGTCACTGCGAACAGTTCAGCTAGGGTTTAATGCGTTTGCGGACATTGTGGCGCCTAAAACAACGACTTGTTTCAGTGCCCTGCAGGTTTTGGATCTTCAACACAACCAGATTCGCGGCGATTTTCCTCTATGGATAACATATTTGTCGTCTTTAACAGTGCTGGATGTTTCAGGTAATTCCATCTCCGGCGCAGTTCCGAGCGAGATTGGAAACCTTTCTAGATTGGAGGAACTGAGGATGGCAAATAATTCTTTAGAAGGAGTAGTGCCAATGGAGATCATGAACTGCAGTTTCCTGCGTGTGCTTGATCTCGAAGAGAACGGCTTTTCGGGGGAAACTCCTTCGTTCTTTGGAGAGTTAAATGGTTTAATGATTTTATCAATTGGGGGGAACCGATTCTCGGGTTCTATTCCGGAGAGTTACGGCGATTTATTGATGCTGGAAACACTGAACCTGAGGCATAATAGTTTAAGTGGAGGCTTGCCGGACAAGTTAATGGGGCTGAGCAATCTGACGACAATGGACATCAGTGAGAACAAGTTTTCCGGTGAAATTCCGGAAAATATTGGAAAAATGGCTCAGCTAATGGCTCTGAACATGAGTGGAAATGGTCTTTCAGGACACATTCCTGCCAGTGTGGGGAGTTTGTACAGGCTAACGACTCTTGATCTCAGCAGACAGAACCTCTCTGGTGAGCTGCCATTTGAGCTTTCGGGATTGCCGAATCTTCAAATTATTGCTCTGCAGGAGAACGCTTTATCCGGCAATGTTCCTGAAGGTTTCAGTAGCTTGCTGAGCTTGCGCTTTTTGAACCTCACTTCTAATGGCTTCTCCGGTAACATTCCAGCGACATTTGGGTTCCTACGTTCTTTGGCCGTTCTTTCGTTGTCTTACAATCTCATCTCCGGCTCCATTCCACCGGAAGTTAGCAACTGTTCTGATCTCAGAATCCTGAGTCTGCGGTCAAATTATTTAACAGGCCGCATTCCTGCCGACCTCTCCGGCCTTTCACATTTGAACGAGCTTGATCTGGGCAGAAACAATTTAACGGGCGAAATCCCAGAAAAAATCTCTAGATGTTCGTCCCTGACATCTCTGTTACTGGACGGAAACGATCTCTCCGGGGGAATACCCGAGTCATTGTCTAATTTGTCGAGCCTAACGACTATGGATCTCTCCATGAACAACTTGACGGGTAGGATTTCCCCAAAATTTGCACTCATCTCTGCCTTGGTTCACTTCAATGTGTCGTTCAATAACCTCCAAGGTGAAATCCCAGCAAGCCTGGGCTCTCGCTTCAAGAATCCGTCCCTATTCGCAATGAATCAGAACCTATGTGGGAAGCCATTGGAGAGAAAATGCCAGAGCACGACCGACGGCGATAGCAAGAGGGTGACTCTGTTGTTTGTCGTGGTTGCTTGCGGGGCCTTCCTTTCGGCAATGTGTTGCTGCTTCTACATCATAAGCCTGTTGCGATGGCGCCAGAGGCTCAAAGAAGGGTCAGCGGCGGGCGGGGAGAAAAAACCGAGCCCCGGGAGGGCGAGCTCCGTAGGCCGCGGGAGCACCGACAATGGCGGCCCCAAGCTCGTAATGTTCAACAACAAAATCACCCTGGCCGAAACAATAGAAGCCACGAGGCAATTCGACGAAGAGAATGTACTGAGCAGAACAAGATACGGTCTAGTATTTAAGGCCTGCTTCAACGACGGAATGGTACTCTCCATACGCCGCCTCCGCAACGGATCTCTGGACGAGAACATGTTCCGAAAAGAAGCCGAATCGCTAGGAAAAGTTAAGCACCGAAACCTAACGGTTCTTCGTGGCTATTACGCTGGCCCGCCGGACGTTCGCCTCCTCGTCTACGATTACATGCCCAACGGAAACCTTGCGACGCTCCTCCAGGAAGCCTCCCACCAGGACGGAAACGTCCTCAACTGGCCAATGCGACACTTGATCGCGCTTGGTGTCGCCCGCGGCCTTGCCTTCCTGCACGCGGCCAACTTGGTTCACGGCGACGTGAAGCCGCAGAATGTCCTCTTCGACGCCGATTTTGAAGCCCATCTCTCTGATTTCGGGCTTGACCGGTTCGAAGTGGCTACGCCGGCGGAGGCTTCGACTTCGACCGCGGTGGGGTCGTTGGGGTACGTTTCGCCGGAGGCGGCATCGACGGGGGAAACAACGAAGGAATCGGACATTTACAGTTTCGGGATAGTGTTGCTGGAACTGTTGACGGGGAAGCGGCCGGTGATGTTCACGCAAGACGAGGACATAGTGAAGTGGGTGAAGAGGCAGTTGCAGAAGGGTCAGATATCGGAGCTACTGGAACCGGGTCTGCTGGACCTGGACCCGGAGTCATCGGAGTGGGAGGAGTTCTTGCTAGGAGTGAAGGTGGCGTTGTTGTGCACGGCAGCCGACCCGATGGATCGACCCATAATGGCGGATGTCGTGTTCATGCTGGAAGGGTGCCGGGCGGGGCCGGATATTGCTTCTTCTGCGGATCCCACCGCACAGCCATCGCCCGCATGA